The following coding sequences are from one Paenibacillus sp. FSL R5-0912 window:
- a CDS encoding ABC transporter ATP-binding protein, with the protein MSLSAKQHAIHIEHLRKSYSEPAAGDVHYIIKDVNLVIKGGEFFVLLGPSGCGKSTLLNMIAGFVSKSGGNLRVDNVEVDKPGRDRAVVFQQADSSLFPWLTVRENVEFGLRMKKTAKAERRVISDRYITLVGLNGHEDKFPKELSGGMKQRVQLARVLANDPAILLMDEPFGALDAMTRRTMQKELVQIWRETHKTVIFVTHDIQEALLLGERIGIMSVGPSSNITDIYDNALPFPRDVASPEFYSLYNQIQSHFEE; encoded by the coding sequence ATGTCTTTATCTGCCAAACAGCATGCCATTCATATCGAGCACCTGCGTAAGAGCTACAGCGAGCCTGCGGCCGGGGACGTTCATTATATTATCAAGGATGTGAACCTGGTTATTAAAGGCGGCGAGTTCTTCGTGCTGCTCGGTCCGAGCGGCTGCGGCAAATCAACGCTGCTGAACATGATCGCTGGCTTTGTCTCTAAATCTGGCGGCAATCTGCGGGTGGACAACGTCGAGGTGGATAAGCCGGGCCGGGACCGGGCGGTTGTATTTCAGCAGGCAGACTCTTCCCTGTTCCCCTGGCTCACGGTGCGGGAGAATGTAGAGTTTGGACTGCGGATGAAGAAGACGGCCAAGGCAGAGCGCCGGGTCATATCAGACCGGTATATCACGCTAGTCGGGCTGAACGGGCATGAGGATAAATTTCCGAAGGAATTATCGGGAGGGATGAAGCAGCGGGTACAGCTGGCCCGGGTACTGGCGAATGATCCGGCGATCCTGCTGATGGATGAGCCCTTTGGCGCGCTGGATGCCATGACCCGGCGGACGATGCAGAAGGAGCTGGTGCAAATATGGCGTGAGACGCATAAGACCGTTATTTTCGTAACGCACGATATTCAGGAAGCACTGCTGCTGGGTGAGCGCATCGGCATCATGTCCGTGGGGCCTTCCTCCAATATCACCGATATATACGACAATGCGCTGCCGTTTCCGCGGGATGTGGCCTCGCCGGAGTTCTACTCGCTGTATAACCAAATTCAGAGCCATTTTGAAGAATAG
- a CDS encoding ABC transporter permease produces MLKWVEKKWVSVSLLWIAALCIWQLGAWVYGPDVIPGPWATLKGGRELVQDGTLMQYIGISFYRVLVGWVLGSILAIPVGLIIGKVNVIRIFAEPFLNFIRFIPPIAFITLFLVWFGIGEQSKIALIMYATFFIVVLNTLTGVMSVEEDKIRSARSMGASEWQILLYVIVPATIPYIFTGVRLAMGTSYMAIIGAEMIASNEGIGYLIWNSRLFFRTDWIFVGLICLGFMGFATDRLFGWFGRKVLYRYGVVSMAARRR; encoded by the coding sequence ATGTTGAAATGGGTGGAGAAAAAATGGGTCTCGGTCTCCCTGCTATGGATTGCCGCACTCTGCATCTGGCAGCTGGGCGCATGGGTGTATGGTCCGGATGTCATTCCGGGGCCCTGGGCTACGCTTAAGGGAGGGCGGGAACTGGTCCAAGACGGCACCTTGATGCAGTATATCGGTATCAGCTTTTACCGCGTGCTTGTCGGTTGGGTACTCGGCAGTATACTGGCTATTCCTGTAGGGCTGATCATCGGAAAAGTAAACGTCATCCGCATATTTGCCGAGCCGTTCCTGAATTTCATCCGCTTTATCCCGCCGATTGCCTTCATCACACTTTTTCTGGTCTGGTTCGGGATCGGGGAGCAGTCGAAGATTGCGCTGATTATGTACGCCACCTTCTTCATCGTCGTACTGAACACTTTAACAGGCGTAATGTCGGTGGAGGAGGACAAGATCCGCTCGGCCCGCAGCATGGGTGCGAGTGAATGGCAGATTCTGCTGTATGTGATTGTACCAGCTACGATCCCGTATATCTTCACCGGTGTGCGCCTTGCGATGGGGACCTCCTACATGGCGATCATCGGCGCAGAAATGATCGCTTCGAACGAAGGCATCGGTTATCTGATCTGGAATTCGCGGCTGTTCTTCCGGACGGACTGGATCTTTGTCGGACTGATCTGCCTGGGGTTCATGGGCTTTGCGACGGACCGGTTGTTTGGCTGGTTCGGCCGGAAGGTGCTCTACCGCTATGGTGTGGTCAGTATGGCTGCGCGGAGAAGATAA
- a CDS encoding MarR family winged helix-turn-helix transcriptional regulator has translation MDNGFDYTELIGFQIIKGEVLIKRRMLAIFMEKGYDLTFEQWTVLNVLYAEPGINQSEIAARTFKDKTNVTRILDVLTKKGYVAREAHGKDRRSYQIYLTAAGKQIFADLIPHVKQLNKQFKQDIPDAELAQFIHTLETICRNAQ, from the coding sequence ATGGACAACGGATTTGATTATACAGAGCTGATTGGATTCCAGATTATCAAAGGCGAGGTACTCATCAAGCGCAGGATGCTGGCTATTTTTATGGAGAAGGGCTACGATCTGACCTTTGAACAATGGACGGTGCTGAATGTGCTGTATGCGGAGCCAGGAATCAATCAGAGCGAGATTGCTGCCAGAACCTTCAAGGACAAGACGAATGTTACCCGTATTCTGGATGTGCTCACGAAGAAGGGATATGTGGCCCGCGAAGCGCATGGCAAGGACCGCAGAAGCTATCAGATTTATCTGACTGCAGCGGGAAAACAGATATTCGCTGATCTTATTCCCCATGTGAAGCAGTTGAATAAACAATTTAAGCAAGACATCCCGGACGCGGAGTTGGCGCAATTCATCCATACCCTGGAGACAATTTGCCGGAACGCACAATAA
- a CDS encoding alpha/beta hydrolase family protein, producing the protein MFGTDYGRLRRVVGRISDWREWCEVWTAEGDELFRKAEKALTEGSRGIARALFHEAVACYHAGQHIFFIDSRQKDSTQAKARESYAQAICLYNEAEKPVRVDIPYRGVSIPGYLRRADTEGRHLIIFVNGMDNIKEAEGHHFGSVFNRQAFNFFTFDGPGQGEMWSSLKFDARNYHTAVSAVIDWFEQQPASGIDLGRIGLVGFSLGGYLAPEAAARDPRVKCTAGNSGLVYIGGIQGLKQLNPIWQRGVTYMTGCATLEEALPQFNYDIEDAPVLRSPLLFFHAGRDEVMPEPKTHADKMMNWAKGDATLKYMEDAEHCTMNYLDEVFPEILD; encoded by the coding sequence ATGTTCGGTACAGATTATGGGAGACTCCGGAGAGTGGTGGGGAGAATCAGCGATTGGCGCGAGTGGTGCGAGGTCTGGACGGCTGAGGGCGATGAGCTGTTCCGCAAAGCGGAAAAGGCACTCACGGAAGGCAGCCGGGGTATAGCCAGAGCCTTGTTCCATGAAGCGGTGGCCTGCTACCATGCGGGTCAGCATATCTTTTTTATCGACAGCCGGCAGAAAGATTCCACCCAGGCAAAGGCGAGGGAAAGCTATGCCCAGGCGATATGTTTATATAACGAAGCTGAGAAGCCTGTGCGGGTGGATATCCCGTATCGCGGAGTCTCTATTCCGGGCTATTTGCGAAGAGCAGATACAGAAGGCAGACACCTGATTATTTTCGTGAACGGCATGGATAACATTAAGGAGGCGGAGGGGCATCATTTTGGCTCAGTGTTTAACCGGCAGGCCTTTAATTTCTTTACGTTTGACGGACCGGGCCAAGGGGAGATGTGGAGCTCGCTGAAATTCGATGCCCGGAATTACCATACTGCTGTATCGGCGGTAATAGACTGGTTTGAACAGCAGCCGGCAAGCGGGATCGATCTCGGAAGAATTGGTCTCGTCGGCTTCAGCCTGGGCGGATATTTGGCGCCTGAGGCCGCAGCCCGCGATCCCCGGGTGAAATGTACGGCCGGCAACAGCGGTCTGGTCTATATCGGCGGGATTCAGGGGCTGAAGCAATTGAATCCCATCTGGCAGCGGGGGGTTACGTATATGACGGGCTGTGCAACGCTGGAGGAGGCGCTCCCGCAGTTCAATTATGACATTGAAGACGCTCCGGTCCTGCGCTCGCCCCTGCTTTTTTTTCATGCAGGCCGTGATGAGGTGATGCCTGAGCCCAAGACTCATGCAGATAAAATGATGAATTGGGCCAAAGGGGATGCTACGCTGAAATATATGGAGGATGCGGAGCACTGTACGATGAATTATCTGGATGAGGTTTTCCCGGAAATCCTGGATTAG
- a CDS encoding ABC transporter substrate-binding protein codes for MKKRFVRLMSMCLMLSLLVLLLAACANSEAKADEGNGGVKELSLREIEAEATKEAAVVSVGMPDSWANWKDTWNDITGKYEITHTDTDMSSAEEIAKFEAEKDKPTADIGDVGIAFGPVAVEKGVVQPYKTSHWDEIPDWAKDKDGNWVVGYQGSIAFLTNTKLVADPPKSWEDLKNGSYKIIVGDVTKAAQAQMAVLAAAIAFGGDESNIEPGIAFFEDLAKKGRLSNAEASLANIEKGEVEVTLLWDFNALNYKDQINKDGFDVAIPKEGSVVSGYATIINKWAPHPNAAKLTREYILSDEGQINLAKGYARPIRDSVKLPEDVAAKLLPQDEYANVKPVGDYKVWEETAKAIPQLWQERVLVHLN; via the coding sequence ATGAAAAAGAGATTCGTACGGCTAATGTCCATGTGTCTGATGTTGTCCTTGCTCGTCCTGCTGCTTGCCGCTTGTGCCAATTCAGAAGCTAAGGCCGATGAAGGAAACGGCGGCGTCAAAGAGCTGAGCTTAAGAGAAATCGAAGCTGAGGCTACCAAGGAAGCCGCTGTAGTCAGTGTGGGCATGCCGGACTCCTGGGCGAACTGGAAGGATACCTGGAATGATATTACGGGCAAGTATGAAATTACCCATACCGATACAGATATGTCGAGTGCAGAGGAAATTGCCAAGTTCGAAGCAGAGAAAGATAAACCGACAGCCGATATCGGCGATGTCGGCATCGCCTTTGGCCCGGTTGCAGTTGAGAAAGGCGTAGTCCAGCCTTATAAAACCTCCCACTGGGACGAGATCCCCGATTGGGCCAAGGACAAGGACGGCAATTGGGTCGTTGGCTATCAGGGCAGTATTGCCTTCCTGACCAATACGAAGCTGGTTGCAGATCCGCCCAAGAGCTGGGAGGACCTGAAGAACGGCAGCTATAAAATCATCGTGGGCGATGTAACCAAGGCAGCCCAGGCGCAAATGGCGGTGCTTGCTGCTGCCATCGCCTTTGGCGGTGATGAGTCCAATATTGAGCCCGGCATTGCCTTCTTCGAGGATCTGGCGAAGAAGGGCCGTCTCTCAAACGCCGAGGCATCCCTTGCGAATATCGAGAAGGGCGAAGTGGAAGTCACGCTGCTGTGGGATTTCAACGCGCTGAACTACAAGGACCAGATCAACAAAGACGGATTCGATGTGGCGATCCCGAAGGAAGGCAGTGTCGTGAGCGGCTATGCGACCATAATTAACAAATGGGCACCGCATCCGAATGCTGCCAAGCTTACACGTGAGTACATTCTCAGCGATGAAGGCCAGATTAATCTGGCTAAAGGCTATGCCCGTCCGATCCGTGACAGCGTGAAGCTTCCGGAGGATGTGGCCGCTAAGCTGCTGCCACAGGACGAGTATGCCAACGTGAAGCCGGTCGGGGATTATAAGGTTTGGGAAGAAACTGCCAAGGCCATTCCGCAGCTGTGGCAGGAACGTGTGCTTGTACATTTGAACTAA
- a CDS encoding ABC transporter permease — protein sequence MKHRQRSVILALVPFVLMVLAFQVVPVLSMLTGSFRRADGAGFTLGNYQHALSSAYYMQAIKNSLLISVLSSLIGLGVGLVCAYCITRFAPAVRDRLLMLSNMTSNFAGVPLAFAYIILLGNNGVFTLLFKQWGWNVFDGFNLYSWSGLILVYVYFQIPLALLLLYPAFYGIREQWREAAALLGAGPWQFWKTVGLPVLSPAIFGTLGILFANAMGAYATAYALVGGNYNLLAVRIGSLVAGDVVTQPQMGSTLAVLLALSTLLAVFLNQRMVRQMEGYSGRSPARQEHRSGIFKRRWSAVREEAGR from the coding sequence ATGAAACACAGACAACGCAGCGTAATTCTGGCTCTGGTTCCCTTTGTGCTGATGGTGTTGGCTTTTCAGGTGGTGCCGGTCTTGTCTATGCTGACGGGTAGCTTCCGCAGAGCGGATGGAGCGGGCTTCACGCTGGGCAATTATCAGCATGCGCTGAGCAGTGCCTATTATATGCAGGCGATCAAGAACAGCCTGCTGATCTCAGTTCTCTCCAGCCTGATTGGGCTCGGGGTAGGGCTTGTATGTGCGTACTGTATTACACGCTTTGCTCCGGCGGTACGTGACCGGCTGCTGATGCTGTCCAATATGACCTCGAACTTTGCCGGGGTTCCGCTGGCTTTTGCCTACATTATTCTGCTTGGCAATAATGGTGTGTTCACGCTGCTGTTCAAGCAGTGGGGCTGGAATGTGTTTGACGGATTCAATCTGTACAGCTGGTCCGGTCTGATCCTGGTCTACGTCTATTTCCAGATTCCCCTGGCCTTATTACTGCTGTATCCGGCGTTCTATGGTATCAGGGAGCAGTGGAGGGAAGCGGCGGCTCTGCTGGGTGCAGGTCCTTGGCAGTTCTGGAAGACGGTCGGCCTGCCAGTGCTCTCCCCGGCGATCTTCGGTACACTCGGCATTCTCTTTGCCAATGCGATGGGTGCGTATGCTACCGCCTATGCGCTGGTTGGCGGCAACTATAATCTGCTGGCTGTCCGTATCGGCTCCCTGGTTGCCGGAGATGTGGTGACCCAGCCGCAGATGGGCAGCACGCTCGCGGTTCTGCTGGCATTAAGCACACTGCTGGCGGTATTCCTGAATCAGCGGATGGTGCGGCAGATGGAAGGGTACAGCGGCAGAAGTCCTGCCAGGCAGGAGCACCGCAGCGGGATATTCAAGCGGCGCTGGTCCGCAGTCCGGGAGGAGGCAGGAAGATGA
- a CDS encoding ABC transporter permease, with amino-acid sequence MNTRKAGFAPRTFMLLLMIYLLLPLVATGLYAFAQDWQNTLLPESWTLSWFSGMFQDIRFLEALWTSLYLCLLSVLLSLAVMLPAVFVITVYYPRLESFMKFIVVLPYAVPGVVAAVGLIRTYSSGPFDISGTAYLLVGAYFVVTLPYMYQGIRNSLLSVSAVELLNAAELLGARRRTAFVNVILPNIWPGVMVSALLSFSVLFGEFVLTNMLVGGHIQTIQVYLFQRVGESGHLASAIAISYFVFILLLSAVLMKLGQKISRLSK; translated from the coding sequence ATGAATACACGCAAAGCGGGCTTTGCCCCGCGCACCTTCATGCTCCTGCTCATGATCTACCTGCTGCTGCCGCTGGTGGCGACAGGGCTGTATGCTTTTGCCCAAGACTGGCAGAATACGTTGCTTCCCGAAAGCTGGACACTAAGCTGGTTCAGTGGCATGTTTCAGGATATCCGCTTCCTTGAGGCGCTCTGGACATCGCTCTATCTGTGCCTCCTCAGCGTTCTGCTTAGTCTCGCGGTGATGCTGCCAGCCGTGTTTGTGATTACGGTTTATTATCCGCGCTTGGAGAGCTTCATGAAGTTCATTGTTGTTCTGCCATACGCTGTGCCGGGAGTAGTGGCTGCCGTTGGATTGATCCGGACCTATTCCTCTGGCCCCTTTGATATCTCTGGCACTGCCTATTTGCTGGTAGGGGCTTACTTTGTGGTCACTCTTCCTTATATGTATCAGGGCATCCGCAACAGTCTGCTGAGCGTATCTGCAGTGGAGCTGCTGAATGCGGCTGAGCTGCTTGGAGCAAGAAGACGGACGGCTTTTGTTAATGTGATTCTGCCGAATATCTGGCCGGGTGTTATGGTCTCTGCGCTGCTGTCTTTCTCCGTGCTCTTCGGGGAGTTCGTGCTGACCAATATGCTGGTTGGGGGTCATATCCAGACGATTCAAGTCTACTTGTTCCAGCGTGTAGGGGAAAGTGGACATTTGGCCAGCGCGATTGCGATCTCTTATTTTGTATTTATTCTGCTGCTGTCGGCGGTACTGATGAAGCTGGGACAGAAGATTAGCAGACTGTCGAAGTAA
- a CDS encoding ABC transporter ATP-binding protein, with product MNDYLKLQGIRKLFGSAPVLDGVDLSIAEGELITLLGPSGCGKSTLLRCIAGLTGLDSGSIRLAGKELTKLPPRSRDVGMVFQSYALFPNLTVSQNVEYGMRMQGAPPAARRLRSSELLAMVDLEDKRDVYPQSLSGGQQQRVALARSLAVQPKLLLLDEPLSALDAKIRKNLRAEIRDIQRRLGMTTLFVTHDQEEALILSDRICIMNQGRIVQEGSPEQLYTAPRTEFAARFMGSYNVFNRAEALALFRSIDSRADRFAIRPESVTLLAEGEPIQDDADDMIDVSGEVLAVSVLGNIIRAIVAAEGVHLTVDLLNDGRLLRVREGERVTVLLDPSQLLHLEQEGA from the coding sequence ATGAATGATTATCTGAAGCTGCAGGGTATCCGCAAATTGTTCGGCAGTGCGCCGGTGCTGGATGGAGTGGACTTAAGCATCGCCGAAGGGGAACTAATCACTCTGCTGGGGCCGTCCGGCTGCGGCAAAAGCACGCTCCTTCGCTGTATCGCCGGGCTTACCGGTCTGGACAGCGGCAGCATTAGGCTTGCAGGCAAGGAACTGACGAAGCTGCCGCCGCGCAGCAGGGATGTGGGCATGGTGTTCCAGTCCTATGCGCTATTCCCCAACCTGACCGTCAGCCAGAATGTGGAATACGGAATGCGTATGCAAGGGGCGCCTCCGGCAGCGCGGCGCTTGCGGAGCAGCGAACTGCTGGCAATGGTTGATCTGGAAGACAAGCGTGATGTCTATCCGCAGTCGCTGTCCGGCGGACAGCAGCAGCGGGTCGCCCTGGCCCGCTCGCTTGCCGTTCAGCCGAAGCTGCTGCTGCTGGACGAACCGCTCAGCGCGCTCGACGCCAAGATCCGCAAGAATCTGCGTGCGGAAATCCGCGATATCCAGCGGCGTCTGGGGATGACAACGCTGTTCGTCACCCATGATCAGGAAGAAGCACTGATCCTCTCGGACCGGATCTGTATCATGAACCAGGGCCGTATTGTCCAGGAAGGCTCCCCGGAGCAGCTGTACACAGCGCCGCGGACGGAGTTCGCCGCCCGTTTCATGGGCAGCTATAACGTATTCAACCGGGCAGAGGCACTGGCGCTTTTCCGCAGCATTGATAGCCGTGCCGACCGTTTTGCCATCCGCCCGGAATCCGTTACCCTACTGGCAGAAGGTGAGCCGATACAGGATGATGCGGACGACATGATTGATGTGAGCGGGGAGGTGCTGGCCGTATCGGTTCTGGGCAATATCATCCGCGCTATTGTCGCGGCCGAAGGTGTCCATCTGACCGTAGATCTGCTGAATGACGGCCGCTTACTGCGGGTTCGTGAAGGAGAACGTGTTACCGTCCTTCTCGATCCCTCCCAGCTGCTGCATCTGGAGCAGGAAGGGGCATAG
- a CDS encoding DUF6953 family protein, with protein MEVTAQEVAEWMVKEIKFTGTLHQTAAIEYVKANFGEEFVFVNENGNASLSKEVKKAFRKLHGGRIAWDRDGFLWAWT; from the coding sequence ATGGAAGTAACCGCACAGGAAGTGGCGGAATGGATGGTTAAGGAAATCAAATTTACAGGAACCCTGCACCAGACCGCAGCGATTGAATATGTGAAGGCGAATTTCGGCGAAGAGTTTGTCTTCGTGAATGAGAATGGAAATGCATCGCTATCCAAAGAGGTGAAGAAGGCTTTCCGCAAGCTGCACGGCGGCAGAATTGCCTGGGACCGTGACGGGTTCCTGTGGGCCTGGACCTAA
- a CDS encoding mannose-1-phosphate guanylyltransferase — MDKFATILAGGGGTRFWPLSRQEIPKQLLNISGNDIMLNDTIERFKGIIPQENTVIVTNRTQAVLLESIMHSSVQKSNILIEPVARNTSASILFAAFSIQQISEGDSLMVVLPSDHYITDEPQFRLTLDEACTVAMESDAIVTIGIKPTFPSTGYGYIAYDKEPIAVKPVAVYDVAEFVEKPDFKKAQGYLASGNYLWNSGIFIWKTSVIIDNFKRYLPRLYNTMLPISEALGTDQEQETINRIYPLLQNISIDYGILERSDEVVVLSGQFGWNDIGSWDALGAIFPPDDEGNIIKANHVGIDTRNSIIYGNGRLITTIGVDGFIIADTGDAVMICPKDKAQSVKDIVDLLKEKGMLEYV; from the coding sequence ATGGATAAATTCGCAACCATTCTTGCAGGCGGAGGCGGCACCCGCTTCTGGCCGCTGTCCAGACAGGAAATTCCCAAGCAGCTGCTGAACATCAGCGGCAATGATATTATGCTGAACGATACGATCGAACGCTTCAAGGGCATCATCCCGCAGGAGAATACCGTGATCGTAACCAACCGCACCCAGGCGGTCCTGCTGGAGAGCATTATGCACAGCAGTGTGCAGAAGAGCAATATTCTGATCGAGCCTGTGGCCCGGAATACTTCGGCAAGCATCCTGTTCGCCGCCTTCTCCATCCAGCAGATAAGCGAAGGGGATTCCTTAATGGTGGTCCTGCCTTCCGATCATTATATTACCGATGAGCCGCAGTTCCGGCTTACGCTGGACGAAGCCTGCACCGTCGCGATGGAGAGTGATGCCATTGTCACGATCGGGATCAAACCGACCTTTCCTTCCACCGGCTACGGCTATATCGCTTATGACAAAGAGCCGATCGCAGTCAAACCGGTTGCCGTATACGATGTAGCTGAATTCGTGGAGAAGCCGGATTTCAAAAAGGCACAGGGATATCTGGCCTCAGGCAATTATCTCTGGAACAGCGGGATTTTCATCTGGAAGACCTCGGTCATTATCGATAACTTCAAGCGGTATCTGCCGCGGCTATATAATACTATGCTGCCGATCAGTGAAGCGCTTGGTACGGATCAGGAGCAGGAGACCATTAACCGGATCTACCCGCTGCTGCAGAATATCTCGATTGACTATGGCATTCTGGAGCGTTCCGACGAGGTAGTGGTCCTGTCCGGCCAGTTCGGCTGGAATGACATCGGCAGCTGGGATGCACTCGGTGCAATCTTCCCGCCTGATGATGAAGGCAACATTATCAAGGCCAATCATGTCGGCATCGATACCCGCAACTCTATTATCTATGGCAACGGGCGGCTGATTACCACCATCGGCGTAGACGGCTTCATCATCGCTGACACCGGGGATGCAGTCATGATCTGTCCCAAGGATAAAGCCCAGTCGGTCAAAGACATTGTCGATCTGCTCAAGGAGAAAGGCATGCTGGAATATGTATAG
- a CDS encoding glycosyltransferase family 4 protein — MNHSNRNKNIVFLSTSLPRECGIATFTQDLLDEFTKLQGFNKPRIIAMNNNGNYHYTDQVMREINQHQLSDYIDATREINQSDTDLLVIQHEFGIYGGESGEYLLQFTEELHKPYVVIFHTVLTKPTPKQHEILTRLAEGSVKVVTMAQSTVDDLISVYHINAAKIAFIHHGVPFVKTSTRAELKTQYKFGDRKILSTFGFLSPGKGIEYAIEAMSGVVKQHPDALYIIWGKTHPVVKLETGEVYRQKLTDLVHELGLVNNVLFVDKLLTQEEVIESLVMSDIYMTPYLGKDQAVSGTLAYGVGYGRVIISTPYRYAEEMLAEGRGLLANFRDSASLEACILELLDDPAKVKDMEQRTQALGSTMMWSEIAKTYAAIFQDKIALSKPAGRSVI, encoded by the coding sequence ATGAACCATAGCAACCGCAATAAAAATATTGTTTTCCTATCTACCAGCCTGCCGAGAGAATGCGGAATTGCTACCTTCACCCAAGATCTCCTGGATGAGTTCACGAAGCTTCAAGGCTTCAACAAACCGCGTATCATCGCCATGAACAACAACGGAAATTACCATTACACAGACCAGGTCATGAGGGAAATCAACCAACATCAGCTATCTGATTATATAGATGCAACTAGGGAAATCAATCAGTCCGATACCGATCTGCTAGTCATTCAGCATGAATTCGGAATCTACGGCGGGGAAAGCGGCGAATATCTGCTGCAGTTCACGGAGGAGCTTCATAAACCCTATGTGGTCATTTTCCATACTGTATTAACCAAGCCTACACCCAAGCAGCATGAGATCCTTACCCGGCTCGCCGAGGGAAGCGTCAAGGTTGTCACCATGGCCCAGTCTACGGTAGATGATCTCATCTCTGTCTATCATATTAACGCCGCCAAAATTGCTTTTATTCACCACGGTGTGCCTTTCGTTAAGACTTCTACCCGCGCGGAGCTAAAGACCCAGTACAAGTTCGGAGACCGCAAAATACTCTCGACCTTCGGCTTCCTCAGTCCCGGCAAGGGCATTGAATATGCCATTGAGGCTATGAGCGGAGTAGTGAAGCAGCACCCGGACGCGCTCTATATTATCTGGGGCAAGACTCATCCGGTCGTCAAACTGGAGACAGGTGAAGTCTACCGTCAAAAACTGACCGATCTGGTGCATGAATTAGGCCTGGTCAACAATGTGCTGTTCGTCGACAAGCTGCTGACCCAGGAAGAGGTCATCGAGTCACTGGTAATGTCGGATATTTATATGACCCCTTATCTGGGCAAGGATCAGGCAGTCAGCGGCACGCTCGCATACGGCGTCGGCTATGGCAGAGTAATTATCTCCACTCCTTACCGCTATGCTGAAGAGATGCTCGCTGAAGGCCGCGGCCTGCTGGCGAATTTCCGTGACTCAGCTTCTCTGGAAGCCTGTATTCTGGAGCTGCTGGATGATCCGGCCAAGGTCAAGGATATGGAGCAACGTACACAGGCGCTCGGCAGTACCATGATGTGGAGTGAAATCGCGAAAACCTACGCTGCCATCTTCCAGGACAAAATAGCCCTCTCCAAACCGGCTGGCCGGAGTGTGATTTGA
- a CDS encoding helix-turn-helix domain-containing protein, producing the protein MPVIRSKLSEVMEKHDPKLSIRRLAKDINYHFDSVRRMYKDEMVQYPRDLLLKLCAYFNIQPGELIRMESDENDWTIDKANEYEEEGNDKEHRKDSNL; encoded by the coding sequence ATGCCGGTCATACGCAGTAAACTGAGTGAGGTTATGGAGAAGCATGACCCCAAATTATCGATCCGCAGGCTTGCAAAAGATATTAATTACCATTTTGATTCCGTCCGGCGGATGTACAAAGATGAGATGGTGCAGTATCCCCGGGATCTGCTGCTGAAGCTGTGCGCTTACTTCAATATTCAGCCCGGAGAATTGATCCGGATGGAATCAGATGAGAACGATTGGACAATAGATAAGGCAAATGAGTATGAGGAGGAAGGCAATGACAAGGAGCACCGCAAAGATAGCAACCTGTAA